From the Acidimicrobiales bacterium genome, one window contains:
- a CDS encoding class I SAM-dependent methyltransferase produces the protein MAGAEAEVHKGQSVYTPLFLKAYDVFVLGFSCRLVWRCPKAQMLAHYDRHIGARHLDVGVGTGYFLDKASWPTDPTLSLVDLNANSLAAASHRTGRFAPAATDADILQPLPELPHAPFDSVGVNFLLHCIPGALPDKATQVFAHVTPYVEPGGVVFGATILRGGVRRTPPARVLMAAYNRRGILHNRGDSLDGLTTALDAAFDSHTVDVVGCVALFAGKVAA, from the coding sequence ATGGCGGGGGCCGAGGCGGAGGTGCACAAGGGGCAGTCGGTCTACACGCCGTTGTTCCTGAAGGCCTACGACGTGTTCGTCCTCGGCTTCTCCTGCCGGCTCGTGTGGCGGTGCCCCAAGGCGCAGATGCTGGCCCACTACGACCGGCACATCGGCGCCCGGCACCTCGACGTCGGCGTCGGCACGGGCTACTTCCTCGACAAGGCCTCGTGGCCCACCGACCCGACCCTCAGCCTGGTCGACCTCAACGCCAACTCGCTCGCCGCCGCCAGCCACCGCACCGGCCGCTTCGCGCCCGCCGCCACCGACGCCGACATCCTCCAGCCGCTCCCCGAGCTCCCGCACGCGCCGTTCGACTCGGTGGGCGTCAACTTCCTGCTCCACTGCATCCCCGGCGCCTTGCCCGACAAGGCCACGCAGGTGTTCGCCCACGTCACCCCCTACGTCGAGCCCGGCGGCGTGGTGTTCGGCGCCACCATCCTCCGCGGCGGCGTCCGACGCACCCCGCCCGCCCGGGTGCTGATGGCCGCCTACAACCGCCGGGGGATCCTCCACAACCGGGGCGACAGCCTCGACGGCCTCACCACCGCCCTCGACGCAGCATTCGACAGCCACACGGTGGACGTCGTCGGCTGCGTGGCGCTCTTCGCCGGCAAGGTCGCCGCGTAG